The following coding sequences lie in one Aquabacterium olei genomic window:
- a CDS encoding acyl-CoA dehydrogenase family protein, whose amino-acid sequence MDWHTHEVSNQFDEWTDYNLLTTDRPMLDALERAGAQAFTADLAQYAARLGQADTFVLGDEANRHTPELKAFDARGRRINQVIFHPSWHALMAMYREQGLIALPFASGARGRWTAWAAGFYLHTQVEAGTLCPATMTQAAIPLLAREPLLRDTCLPLLMSTAYDPRDLPLAQKQSIWIGMGMTEKQGGSDVRANTTQATPIGTSDREFTLRGHKWFFSAPMCDAHLVVAKTPDGSPSCFFVPRWRPDGTRNAVEVQRLKSKVGNRSNSSSEVEFKDAYGVLMGEPGRGIPTIIEMATYTRLNCVVGSAGMVRQGLVQSLAYTRRRRAFGRLLADQPLMQSVLTDLALENEANVVLMTRLAQAYEHDDTPLEKAWKRIMTPAAKFWVCKRAVEVTGETMEVFGGNGYVEDGQMGRLFREAPVNSIWEGSGNVMCLDVLRAIAKDPASALALLDDLRQMAHDDRALVQALRALQSMLQTDPAQLEALGRVLAQRLAVAAQACLLRQHAPGFVADAFIATRLGERWGSVVGSIDTRGLAVRELLERALPA is encoded by the coding sequence ATGGATTGGCACACACACGAAGTCAGCAACCAGTTCGACGAGTGGACGGACTACAACCTGCTCACCACCGACCGCCCCATGCTGGACGCGCTGGAGCGTGCCGGCGCGCAGGCCTTCACCGCCGACCTGGCGCAGTACGCCGCACGGCTCGGCCAGGCCGACACCTTCGTACTGGGTGACGAGGCCAACCGCCACACGCCCGAGCTCAAGGCCTTCGATGCGCGCGGCCGCCGCATCAACCAGGTCATCTTCCACCCCAGCTGGCACGCGCTGATGGCGATGTACCGCGAGCAGGGCCTCATCGCCCTGCCCTTCGCCAGCGGGGCCCGAGGCCGCTGGACGGCCTGGGCGGCGGGCTTCTACCTGCACACCCAGGTGGAAGCGGGCACCCTGTGCCCCGCCACGATGACCCAGGCCGCCATCCCGCTGCTGGCGCGCGAGCCCCTGTTGCGCGACACCTGCCTGCCCTTGCTGATGAGCACCGCCTACGACCCGCGCGACCTGCCGCTGGCGCAGAAGCAATCCATCTGGATCGGCATGGGCATGACCGAAAAGCAGGGCGGCTCCGACGTGCGGGCCAACACCACGCAGGCCACGCCCATCGGCACGTCCGACCGCGAGTTCACGCTGCGCGGCCACAAGTGGTTCTTCTCGGCGCCGATGTGCGATGCCCACCTGGTGGTTGCCAAGACACCGGACGGCAGCCCCTCGTGCTTCTTCGTGCCGCGCTGGCGCCCCGATGGCACGCGCAACGCGGTCGAGGTGCAGCGCCTGAAAAGCAAGGTGGGCAACCGCAGCAATTCGAGCAGCGAGGTCGAGTTCAAGGACGCGTACGGGGTGCTGATGGGCGAGCCGGGCCGTGGCATCCCGACCATCATCGAGATGGCCACCTACACGCGCCTCAACTGCGTGGTGGGCAGCGCGGGCATGGTGCGGCAGGGCCTCGTGCAGAGCCTGGCCTACACACGCCGGCGCCGCGCCTTCGGTCGCCTGCTGGCCGACCAGCCGCTGATGCAATCGGTGCTGACCGACCTGGCATTGGAAAACGAGGCCAACGTCGTGCTGATGACGCGCCTGGCCCAGGCCTACGAGCATGACGACACGCCGCTCGAGAAGGCCTGGAAGCGCATCATGACGCCGGCCGCCAAGTTCTGGGTCTGCAAGCGCGCCGTCGAGGTCACCGGCGAAACCATGGAGGTGTTCGGCGGCAACGGCTACGTCGAGGACGGCCAGATGGGCCGCCTGTTCCGCGAGGCGCCGGTCAACTCGATCTGGGAAGGCTCGGGCAACGTGATGTGCCTGGATGTGCTGCGCGCGATCGCCAAGGACCCCGCCTCGGCGCTGGCCCTGCTCGACGACCTGCGGCAGATGGCGCACGACGACCGCGCGCTGGTTCAGGCGCTGCGCGCGCTGCAGTCGATGCTGCAGACCGATCCTGCGCAGCTCGAGGCGCTCGGCCGCGTTCTGGCGCAGCGCCTGGCCGTCGCCGCACAGGCCTGCCTGCTGCGGCAGCACGCCCCCGGCTTCGTGGCCGATGCCTTCATCGCGACGCGGCTGGGCGAGCGCTGGGGTAGCGTGGTCGGCAGCATCGACACGCGGGGCCTCGCTGTGCGCGAACTGCTGGAGCGCGCGCTGCCTGCATGA
- a CDS encoding transglutaminase-like domain-containing protein, whose protein sequence is MVRIELSIDLQYEVAPPGADFIFNIHGAHTRCQVIRSEQLDISQPLLPQIFTDPVSHNRYLRLSAAAGPLKVGYRAVVDLHHHLCAPELIAETPVARLPPEALGYIYPSRYCQSDLMGALVMREFGHLPQGHARVVAIQNWVRQHVRFEGNTTTSATSAMDTLTEGRGVCRDFAHLMIALCRALNIPARFATGIDFGADPALGPTDFHAYVEVFLGGRWYIFDPSGTAIPMGFVRFGTGRDAADVSFATIFGSVQSQPPVIHVQALLDGQGLCEMPRHRTEAISTDAPAHWG, encoded by the coding sequence TTGGTCCGCATCGAACTGTCCATTGACCTGCAATACGAGGTCGCCCCGCCAGGGGCCGACTTCATCTTCAACATCCATGGCGCGCACACCCGCTGCCAGGTGATTCGCAGCGAGCAGCTCGACATCAGCCAGCCGCTGCTGCCGCAGATCTTCACCGATCCGGTCAGCCACAACCGCTACCTGCGGCTGAGCGCCGCGGCCGGGCCGCTGAAGGTGGGCTACCGTGCGGTGGTCGACCTGCACCACCACCTGTGCGCGCCCGAGCTGATTGCCGAGACGCCGGTGGCGCGCCTGCCGCCCGAGGCGCTGGGCTACATCTACCCCAGCCGCTACTGCCAGTCCGACCTGATGGGCGCGCTGGTGATGCGCGAGTTCGGGCACCTGCCTCAGGGCCATGCCCGTGTGGTGGCCATCCAGAACTGGGTGCGCCAGCATGTGCGCTTCGAGGGCAACACCACCACCAGCGCCACCTCGGCGATGGACACGCTCACCGAAGGCCGCGGGGTGTGCCGCGATTTCGCGCACCTGATGATCGCGCTGTGCCGGGCGCTCAACATCCCGGCGCGCTTTGCCACCGGCATCGATTTCGGGGCCGATCCGGCTCTGGGGCCCACCGACTTCCACGCCTATGTCGAGGTGTTTCTCGGCGGGCGCTGGTACATCTTCGACCCCTCGGGCACGGCCATTCCGATGGGCTTCGTGCGCTTCGGCACCGGGCGCGATGCGGCCGACGTCTCGTTCGCCACCATCTTCGGCTCGGTGCAATCGCAGCCGCCGGTGATCCACGTGCAGGCCCTGCTCGATGGGCAGGGGCTGTGCGAGATGCCGCGGCACCGCACCGAGGCGATCTCGACGGACGCCCCGGCCCACTGGGGTTGA
- a CDS encoding MYXO-CTERM sorting domain-containing protein, whose translation MKPLLATLTLFLSTMPAMAATPLASWDFNSDDGLVNTGSLTPSEGAGTLLLTGGTSSLFTSGSPLDPAGFPLDSGWSVGGYPAQGTLSGTAGFEGHVSSVGHKQLTLSFDYKTQPSGNKWFLTQATADGGVSWTDVATFGVAAADQWFTASFDVSAALPAVANQAGFAFRVVAVFEPGTLAYEAAEAGYNGDFGLVIDRLTVQATPVPETDAAWLAMAGLGLVGGLRRRRRQTATRVRP comes from the coding sequence ATGAAGCCACTGCTCGCCACCCTCACCCTCTTCCTGTCCACGATGCCGGCGATGGCCGCCACCCCCCTGGCCAGCTGGGACTTCAACAGCGATGACGGCTTGGTCAACACGGGCTCGCTCACGCCATCTGAAGGCGCCGGCACGCTGTTGTTGACCGGGGGCACCAGCAGCCTGTTCACTTCTGGCTCACCGCTCGACCCGGCCGGCTTCCCGCTCGACAGCGGCTGGTCTGTCGGCGGCTATCCGGCACAAGGCACGTTGTCGGGCACGGCCGGGTTCGAGGGGCACGTCTCCTCGGTCGGACACAAGCAACTGACGCTGTCGTTCGACTACAAGACGCAGCCGAGCGGCAACAAGTGGTTTCTGACGCAGGCCACCGCCGATGGCGGCGTCTCATGGACCGACGTGGCCACCTTCGGTGTGGCCGCGGCCGACCAGTGGTTCACGGCCAGCTTCGACGTGTCTGCTGCACTGCCAGCGGTGGCAAACCAGGCTGGCTTCGCCTTCCGTGTCGTTGCCGTCTTCGAGCCCGGCACCCTGGCGTACGAGGCCGCGGAGGCCGGCTACAACGGTGACTTCGGACTCGTCATCGACCGGCTGACCGTGCAGGCCACGCCGGTGCCCGAAACCGACGCGGCCTGGCTGGCCATGGCCGGCCTCGGCCTCGTGGGCGGCCTGCGCCGGCGCAGGCGCCAGACGGCCACACGCGTGCGGCCGTGA
- the dbpA gene encoding ATP-dependent RNA helicase DbpA, which translates to MQANLQTLGYLAMTPIQAASLPLALAGKDLIAQAKTGSGKTVAFGLPLLTSLNPRRFAVQALVLCPTRELADQVTTEIRRLARAEDNIKVVTLCGGSPIRPQLASLEHGAHIIVGTPGRVLDHLARETLNLEALQTLVLDEADRMLDMGFADDIAQVVAQAPKQRQTLLFSATYPEGVDKLARRFMRDPQEVKLAERHDTSRIRQRFYEVKEAERLHAVGLLLDHFRPASTIAFCNTKQQCRDLVDVLQAQGIVALELHGDLDQRDRDQVLVRFANGSCSVLVATDVAARGLDIAQLEAVINVDITPDVEVHTHRVGRTGRAGESGWAFSLASMDEMGRVGRIDQMQGRASEWHPLSELTPSTEREPLRPPRVTLQILGGRKEKIRPGDVLGALTKDLGFDGAQIGKINVNEFSTYVAVDRAIADKALKGLQGGKVKGKSVKVRAL; encoded by the coding sequence ATGCAGGCCAACCTGCAGACGCTGGGCTATCTGGCCATGACGCCCATCCAGGCGGCCAGCCTGCCGCTGGCGCTGGCCGGCAAGGATCTGATCGCGCAGGCCAAGACCGGCAGCGGCAAGACCGTGGCCTTCGGCCTTCCCCTGCTGACCTCGCTGAACCCGCGGCGCTTTGCGGTGCAGGCGCTGGTGCTGTGCCCCACGCGCGAGCTGGCCGACCAGGTCACCACCGAGATCCGCCGCCTGGCGCGGGCCGAAGACAACATCAAGGTCGTGACCCTGTGTGGTGGCAGCCCCATCCGACCGCAGCTGGCCAGCCTGGAGCACGGTGCCCACATCATCGTGGGCACGCCGGGCCGCGTGCTCGACCACCTGGCGCGCGAGACGCTGAACCTCGAGGCGCTGCAGACGCTGGTGCTGGACGAGGCCGATCGCATGCTCGACATGGGCTTTGCCGATGACATCGCGCAGGTGGTGGCCCAGGCGCCGAAGCAGCGCCAGACGCTGCTGTTCTCGGCCACCTACCCCGAAGGCGTGGACAAGCTGGCGCGCCGCTTCATGCGCGATCCGCAGGAAGTGAAGCTGGCCGAGCGCCACGACACCAGCCGCATCCGCCAGCGCTTCTACGAGGTGAAAGAGGCCGAGCGCTTGCACGCCGTGGGCCTGCTGCTCGACCACTTCCGCCCGGCCAGCACCATCGCGTTCTGCAACACCAAGCAGCAATGCCGTGATCTGGTGGACGTTCTGCAGGCACAGGGCATCGTCGCGCTGGAGCTGCATGGCGACCTCGACCAGCGTGACCGCGATCAGGTGCTGGTGCGCTTTGCCAATGGCAGCTGCAGCGTGCTGGTGGCCACCGACGTGGCGGCGCGCGGCCTGGACATCGCGCAGCTCGAAGCCGTCATCAACGTCGACATCACGCCCGATGTGGAGGTGCACACGCACCGTGTGGGCCGCACCGGCCGCGCCGGCGAATCGGGCTGGGCCTTCAGCCTGGCCAGCATGGACGAGATGGGCCGTGTGGGCCGCATCGACCAGATGCAGGGCCGTGCCAGCGAATGGCACCCCTTGAGCGAGCTGACGCCTTCGACCGAACGGGAGCCGCTGCGCCCGCCGCGGGTGACCCTGCAGATCCTCGGTGGGCGCAAGGAGAAGATCCGCCCGGGTGACGTGCTGGGCGCACTCACCAAGGACCTCGGCTTTGACGGCGCCCAGATCGGCAAGATCAACGTCAACGAGTTCTCGACCTATGTGGCGGTGGACCGGGCGATTGCCGACAAGGCCTTGAAGGGCCTGCAGGGTGGCAAGGTCAAGGGCAAGTCGGTGAAGGTGCGGGCGCTGTAA